DNA from Kluyveromyces marxianus DMKU3-1042 DNA, complete genome, chromosome 8:
GACGTAACAGTGTTACCTCTCTTCCTTCGATACATGTTCATATTCAGTGAGGTATTTGGCACCACTTCCTGGACTGGAAAATAGGAACCTTCGTCGAGATATTGCTGTACATATGCTGTAACGGGAACCGTTGTCTGATCATCGATGTctgaatcttcttcttcaagtccCGATAGACCACTCTGCCTTTCGCTTACACTGCTCCTCGTCGTGTATCTACGTGGTCTCGTATGTGCGAACCCACTCTCCTGCCAagcattattattattaactGGAGATTGACCACCAGAATCTCTTGTATTGTCATATTGCGTGTTTTCCGACATGCGACTAATAGTTGGGAAAGAGGTCTgttgttttgaagaagaaaaggaaaaccACGCTGTTCGACTTCAACTGTTAAGAGTGCTACATGCACTTTCTTTAAAACAAGCTTTTTTAAAGTGCGCACTTATGCAAGTCGTGCTTCTAAGAAGTGAGTGAGTGTTCTTTAAGATTTCCATTAGTctactttcttttttctaGTTTCCAAGGCTTTATGAAAATACTATTTTTATTAAAATACTCAAAAAAAGTATTGTACCAAATTCTGCTATCTTGTTTAGCTTGCAGGATTTATGTACCAATATGCGGTAAGTCTAATATTCCTCAACAAAAGATGCAGGCtgaagttttcttctttgcagATCCGATATAAAAAATGCCCCCGTTCCCACTGCCATACGCGCCAAGTACATACGCATTAAGTTTGCAGTAGATGTGGGAGAAATAAGGAACGTGTCCCCTTAATTACTGTCGGACTTTGGAACATGAGTCATCCGGATAATCCCCCCCTCACCCCCCTTCCCCACTTCCATTTTTCCGGATAACATCTATATCTTCTGCAGGCACCCAGCCCATTGGACACAAACACATAACCCATAAATAGCAAACTACATGTACAAAATGTACAAAATTAGATATGTGTCCATATCTCCGCAACGATTTCTGGATTTTATTCGGGAAGTGATGCGTCGTGGTTCAGAGCATTGCGCACAGATCGCGGCAATTGCAGCTAGAGTTGCTGTGCCTGCAATTACTATTAGCATTATTCTTCCAGTCATTATTGGTAGTGGTGGTGTTAGTtgtagtagtactagtaaccttagtagtagtaccaCTACTACAATTGGCCAGAATTGGACCCTAGTAGTCCATCATATACATTACAATTGACTAGTGCTTTCCTAAAgttaacaaaaaaaacattagGTCTTGTCGGCTCGGTAACTCCCTCCCATAAATGCCCCCCCCCCACGCAAACATATACTCTCGCGCATTCTCATTTCACCGCAGCCACGCTCTGCACTTTGTCTTTCCATCGCCGGTGAAAGAACTAATCAGGATTTACCTTGTTTTTGCGCAGTAGCGTTGAACCGAAGTGggatccaaaaaaaaaaaaatatgaaaaatGCAATACAATTTGAAAATGGAAATTAAAATGTATGGggtttttgaaattgtaGAAGAGCGATGACCATTGGGATTGGAGCGCTGGCTGGATGAGAGGAAGTTGTGAGGCAACTACTGGTATAAAATCTTGGAGCAAACTAATTTATGCTTGTATATAAAGGGATATGGATAAAGGAAtttctgttgttgagtTCAAGTCGTCGCTATTCAAGCCAATCGAGTTCAGCGATAGCTTGTGTGCAACAGTTTTCACAGAAGAGTACACAGAAGTATACGCACTGGTATAGACGTAAGCAGAAATATTCGGGGAGACAAATTCGACACTATTATCACGGCTATATGACTGGAAACGCTGAGACAACGGTTCAGTCAGGTGCAGAGGGTGCAGTTGTGCCTCTTGTTGCCGCTATTGACGTTGGTACGACGTCTTCGCGTGTGATTCTATTTAACAGGTTGGGCCAAGAAGTTTCCAAGCATCAAATCGAATATAGTACCAGCGCATCACACCAAGCGTATTCAGCAAGCGGTGAGCGGAGACTTGAGGTAGAAAATGGTGGATCTGGGAAGGGGAAAAGTCCCGGAGATGGGGTAGAGCAGACGATTTTCAGCGCTGAAGGTATTGCCATTGAGGCGACAGAGTATTTGGAGATTGAAGATTTGGAGAAGGACGTGGAGCCCACTTTGAGGTTTCCGAAGCCCGGGTGGGTTGAATGCAAACCCatgaatattttgattaATGTGGTGCAATGCTTTGCTGCAAACTTGATCACTATGGACCGCGTCAATGGCGATCGAGTCTCCAATGGGTTGCCTCCATACCGGATCAAATGTATCGGGATAGCGAACATGAGAGAAACTACGTTGGTGTGGTCTAAGTCTACGGGTAAGCCGTTGGTTGACTACGGTATTGTTTGGAATGACACAAGAACAACAGCAATTgttcagaagaaaaaggatCAAACGCCAGAAGATTACCAAGAATATTTAAGAGAAATGACTGGACTACCGTTATTCTCCACTTACTTTTCGTGTTCTAAATTGCGTTGGTTACTAGATAATTCTCCAGAGGTTAAGAAGGCTTATGACGAGAAGGATCTAGTTTTTGGAACAGTTGATACTTGGTTGATTTCTAATTTAACTCACAATAACGTTCTAGTTACAGATGTTACCAACGCTTGCAGAACTGGCTTCATGAACCTCAATACTAGAGACTACGATGATGAATTGTTAAATTATTGGGATATTGACAAAAGTAAAATTCACTTGCCAAAAATTGTATCAAGCGCTGAATATTATGGGAACTTCGTCGTTCCTGAATGTACAAAAAAATCACTAACATCAACTGCTTGGGATCTTTTAAAAGCTTTCTCGGAAAGAGTCCCACCGGTCCCAATTCAAGGCTGTTTAGGTGATCAAAGTGCGTCCTTGGTTGGACAACTTGCTTTTAAGCCAGGTTCTGCAAAATGTACGTATGGTACAGGTTGTTTCCTCCTATACAATACTGGAACTACAAAGTTAATTTCAAAACATGGTGCTTTAACAACTTTTGCATATTGGTTTCCACAATTGCATagtgaagaaaatgattATGGTAAGCCTCATTTCGCTTTAGAAGGTTCTGTCGCAGTGGCCGGTGCTGTGGTTCAATGGTTAAGAGATAACCTCAGATTGATTCCTAGAGCCGAAGATGTTGGTCCATTGGCTTCTGCAGTACCTGATTCTGGAGGCGTAGTCTTTGTGCCGGCTTTCAGTGGACTATTCGCTCCGTATTGGGACCCTGATGCTCGTGCTAGCATCATGGGGATGTCGCAATATACAACAGCTTCTCACATTGCTCGTGCTGCTGTAGAAGGAGTTTGTTACCAAGCAAGATCGATTTTGAAAGCAATGAGTTCAGATGCTTTCGGCTCAGACGATAAAGATTTCCTAGAGGAAATTGTTGATGAAACATACGAAAAGACTGCCCTCTCTTCTCTCGCTGTTGATGGTGGTATGTCCAGGTCCGATGAGGTTATGCAAATCCAAGCAAATATATTAGGACCATGTGTTAAGGTGAGGAGATCTCCTACTTCTGAATGCACAGCTTTAGGTGCCGCAATAGCCGCTGCCATGGCTTTCAAGACAGAGGAGGAGCGTATTATCTGGAAAAATCTAAAGGATGTCAAGAAATGGGTCTTTTATGGCGGATTAGAGAAGGGCGATGTAGCGCCCACAAATAGTTCAAGTCAGAGTCAGTTGAAAGTGTTTACCAGTAAATCTTCCGACattgaaagaaggaaaggTTGGAAGATGTGGGAAACAGCGATTGAAAAATCCAAAGGATGGATGCGTGAAGTCCAAATCTAGTTATTATGTAATGCCCGTCCCAGAGATAGAATCTCACTAATTTTTAATTGATTGtgtattattaatattcTTTTGTACTTACTAAACTACTTCCTCTTATTTTCACCAGGTTTGGATCCTCGAATAGTTCCTGTGCTAATGTGTAGAGCGTGCATtcatatataataattgtGGGGTTCGTAAATGCTTAGACTCATGACAGCATTACTTTATTCCGAGACTGTAACATCCGTGCACCATAATTTGTGGGACTGTCTTGGGAAAGCATCAGTACATTACTGTATTTGATTTTCATATATTCCCATTGGGGAAAAAACATTTTTATTGTGTTGTTTGGGTGTTTTTCTGACGTTTACTTCATGCACATCATCGACGGACCCACTCATCTTTTCAGAGAAACACTTGGTTTTTGTCAGTATAAAACAACATATACTAAAAGtaacatcttcttcttgatgtaTCTGCAAATATAAGTTAATATACAGGATTACATCATTTCCAATAAGCAAGCATCAATCCACTAGTTAACAATGGCTCCATCCAAGAAGGTCGCTCCAGCTCCTCTAGCCTCTAAGGCTACTTCTGCTAAGAAGTCTAACCCATTGACCAAGTCTACCCCAAGAAACTTCGGTATCGGTCAAGCTGTCCAACCAAAGAGAAACTTGTCCAGATACGTCAAGTGGCCAGAATATGTTAGATTgcaaagacaaaagaagatcttgaGCATCAGATTGAAGGTTCCTCCATCCATTGCTCAATTCCAAAACACTTTGGACAGAAACACTGCTGCTGAAACTttcaagttgttgaagaagtaccaACCAGAAACTGCTgctgaaaagaaggaaagattGACCAAGGAAGCCGCTGCCATTGCTGAAGGTAAGACTAGACAAGAAGCTTCTCCAAAGCCATACGTTGTTAAGTATGGTTTGAACCACGTTGTCTCCTTGattgaaaacaagaaggcTAAGTTGGTTTTGATCGCTAACGACGTTGACCCAATTGAATTGGTCATCTTCTTGCCAGCTTTGTGTAAGAAGATGGGTGTTCCATACGCCATCGTCAAGGGTAAGGCTAGATTGGGTACTTTGGTTAACCAAAAGACTTCTGCTGTCGCTGCTCTAACTGAAgttagagaagaagacgaagcTGCTTTGGCTAAGTTGGTCTCCACCATCAACGCTAACTACTTGGAAAAGTACGAAGAATCCAAGAAGCACTGGGGTGGTGGTATCATGGGTGCCAAGGCCCAAAAGAAGATCGAAAAGAGAGCCAAGGCTGCTGAATCCGCTTAAACCCAAAACACTTTTGATTAATATATCAACtatttgtatttttggAGTTTAATTCGAttcatctttttcattttctttatgTTGACATTTTAGTGTCTGACTGCACTGTCTATTGTTCAATTTATGGTGATGTTAGTCGTAGTGTCTTTTTACAAAGATTTCCAGATGTGTCTGATCCTTTACGGTATGTTTGGTATCTTCTGTTCCTATGTTCCTTTTATAGCGTAGTAGTGTTATAGGGTATCGTTGAAGGGTCTTGGTGGTTCTCACCGATCTTATAGATATCCGTTGAAGCACACTTcgtgttgaagaagaaccttAAGGGGGCAGTAAGCAACTGATAACCGTGATTGAACAACAATATCTGAAAACCGGTTTTTAATCAATGTATTATGCCGGTCTGCGCCATACATTTTCTACTAACTACAGAACAAACAAATCAGACTTGTAGCAATTCACTGTAATgttattttcatttgtatatatagtaaGTACGTCTTGTACAGTTTAGATTACGTGGGTAATATCATTCGGGTATCATAATAGACACTGTGTATACAGAAGGAACAACAACGATAAATTTGCATTTCACCTTTAAAAAAATCGACTACTGAGTTAGAGAAGGAACTTTTTCCACAAAGTCCTTTTTTTAAAGGTATCCTGATGTGCAAACGTAAGAGAACAAGGGCAACACATATTTTGTGATAAAAGTCAGTAATAACATATGAATGCATGTATTTCCTATAATGCAGTCTGTTTCTATCATGAGTTCTCTGCTTCCATGTTTGTACAACTGTGATTTTGTACTTCTGTAGCTAAAGGGACTATTTATGATACAGTCATTATCATGTGATATATTCCCCTTCAAGATTTTAAGTCAAGAGAAATTCTGTCAAAAAATTTAAGCATTGCTTTAATAAATAAGTCAAAAAGCCGTGCCGATCTGAAAGAGACTTGCTGCTATGCCCCATAGATGTAAAGGGTAAGATAATTAGCACTACTTTGTTACAATAGTTTTGATAGTTGAATGAATAGCGAGAAGCCGAGCTCTAAGTACTAGTTTAGTATTATTCAATGAGTTGTGTTACTATGTAGTGGCATTTTATAAAGTTTTCTTGGTTACTTACGGCTAAAATTTCTAGTGTTTTCGTTCCGTTCACCACTGTATTTggattttttgaaaatgcAAGTTTTTCATGTTTCATATAAAAAGGGGAGggataaagaaaaaaacattcAAATACATAGTGGGCTGAAGAGATTCTCTTAAGAATGACGGAACTAAAAGCGTTATAAGGCACTCAAAGTTTATAACAGAACATACCGAGCATACTGAGCAATTGAGGAATTCCACATCCAGTTTGCATCACCTAGTTTGAATagatacaataaaaaatactgtttttttgttgatttttttttaccgATTATCACATTTGTAACTTTTAATTGAATAACGATAATACTGTGTTATTAATCCATTCAttagaattttttttttatttaagGCAATTTGGATTTGAATTACATTGGAGCAGCATTAATCAAGGCCCTCTTTAAAATACCAAATCTCATTAATCTTTAAAcatatctttgaaatagaaattgaaatattttCGAACctaaaacaaataaataatgTCAGAAACCATTGAGCAAACAAATACTAAGATCGTCGTTGATCCAGAAAGTTCCGTTTTTGTTGGTAACTTATCCCCAGAAACTACTGCAGAAGACTTGAAACAGGTGTTTGGCGAATCTGTTAAGGTTGAGATTCCAACTTTCCAATCTGACAGAACCTACCCAAGAATCTTTGCATTTGTTACGTTCGAAGACAAAGTTGACGTGGAGGAGTTAAAGGAAAAGTTCGACAAGACTGTCATCAAGGATAAGAGCATTTATGTCACTAAAGTTCTTACCCCAGAGGAACAACaactaaaaaaacaaaagagaagagcCAATCAACGTGGAAAGGCTGTTCCAGCTccaccaaagaaaaacaaggaaaCCAAGGTTCCTCTAGAGCAAATGGAAAGGTCAAAGGATACTCTATATGTCAACAACATTCCTTACCATACTACTAAGAATGAAATTGCATCGTTCTTTGGTACATCCGAAGAGTCAGTAGTCCTACCAATGAGAAGGATGAAGGACACCGCCACGAAAAGAGTGTTCTTCTCCAAGAAATATAACAGGGGTATTGCCTTTGTTTCGTTCCCAGAAGGGACTGATATTGAGGCCAAAGCAGCTGAATTCAATGGTAAGACTTTTGAAGACAGGGAACTAACGGTGGATGTTGCTGCTAACAAACCAGCGCACACTGAAACTGAACCTCAAACTGAAACCGCTAACGCTACTTCTGAATAATGTAATTTTAATTAGAAGACGTTACGTTAAATAACAGACATCTAATAAATATTATAACATTAGAAATTCATTCAAGAGCTTCTAACTATTGAAGATGACAAATTTTAGATTGTAATCACTTATGCTGTTATAATATATCATAATACATTCGGATAAACATGGTAACAGCAGTGAAGGGGTTATTGTCGAACCCCGCGCTTCTCATAGAAATATTTATAGTGTTTTATTATACTATCCAAAAGATATCCATAACATGTTACACTCTATTAAAGAAGTAAAGAAGTAAGGATATCCATGAAATATGTGTAAACTATATGTTAGTACATATCAATCTTAAACTGAATTTCTATTTTATCTCAGTAACTGTGATTATGCATTTTTAACACTTTAAGTCTCGAAGATATTTTCAGTTTCCAATCCTAACTTTAATACTGAGGAaacttgaaagaaaaaagaatattttgaGTTAACTGTAAAAAATAATGTAAGTTTTACAGGTTTTCAAATACTAAAAGAAGGAATAAAAGACCGAATTATATAATTGTATTTGTAGATCTACTTATATTACGTTTTAATTTTGTAGAGAATGGTCTTTACGGAAACTCACAACAACTAATGAAAGTAACAGATTCGTTGACCGGAAATACTCTTGTAGTATTAACCTGAAGAAAATTATTCGTTATAGATCGATTACAGGGTATATCGATTATTCTTCTCTGCTTCGGAACCTAAATTATGCAGGCGTTTATTTACTTTACTTTGTTTAGGCTTTTCTACGCTTGACACTATTTCATTACTGTATGTTAAGAACTTCTACGAATCAGACTAGgtgagaaaaaaagaattctgAAATTTTGTTGACACAACTGAGTGAGCCACTGATACTGACTTCTAAAcaccaagaaaaatgaGGAAAAAGAGCCATAGTCACAGccatttgtttttgttcctgTTTTATGACCGCACTTACATCTACTGCAGCATTTCTAGGCAGGTCAGTGGGTTATCTCATTATCTAAATAATTCAGTACCATATAGCCATGGAATATATCTTCTTGACGAGGCTCGTAAAATAGAGCGTACGGAGAGATAGCCTTCAAAGTTAGATTCAGGTTttaaacaacaacaagaaacgCTAGTAGGCGGAATTCTTGTTTTGacattttctcttctcttctacTTGTAAAACGGTTGCAACAAATGATAAAAAATCAAGCTTTATCGTAATAAAATTTTTCTAGATATAAAAATAAGGAATTATACAGTAGAGAAGTTTTTACAACCCTTTGAGTTCCTTACTTCGTTAATAAGTCAGAAGGAGTGTACACTTGTAAACCAAAGAAATACAAGCCCAGGTGCTGGTaatcaagaagagagtTTTAGAGAAGTATCaatacaaaagaaactatCCTTTCTGTTGGGTTTTCTATCATCTTAAGTGTTGCTAGAACTGAAGAACCTCAACTTCTAGACTCAATAATAACCGTATTGAGttcatttattttatttgaatAGCCGTGTTTATTGTGCGTTCACTTCTCCGCTATAACTCTTaaagttttctttcttgactGTTTCTGTCAGATAGTTATTGTATCATTGATTGCGATAAAAGCATTAAAGAGctcataaaatataatggtGGGCTTGAGCTCGAACTCTAATTCCACTTCGGGTAACGTACGAGACACATGTCCATTTTGGCGATATGATGATGTTACTGAATGTGGGAGAGTAAAGTTTATCAATTACTATGTTCCAATGTTGTTATCGATTATTACATGTTTATACatattgaagaatattATCCAGCATTACTATCGAAAACCAGAGCAGAATAAACCAACGGTTATTGCAGAGCTTTTAGAAACAAATTTAACGGATCTACCGAACGAGAGTAAGCCACTTCTTTCTGATAACACACAATCATATACCAATCCTGATTCGAATAGGACGGGTTCctctttgaaagaggaTCATTTTTCGATAGATAAGATCACACTTGCACAAATTCACTCTAACGAACACGATGCGGTTAATTTAGTAAGAAGGAACTGGGTTGAAAAATTGCGTATGTTTGTGGAATGGATGTTGTGTGCTTTCCAAGTGTTCATTCATGTTTCAGTCTGGCTAAAATGCACTAATACCGTTGAAGATTTCCCTGTCCATGCCTCTCTTTCTGGCTTACTACTTTGGGGGATTTTATTCATTGTGTCTTCATTGAGGATGGCTAACATAAATCAGAATATCAAATGGTTGAATTCAGGGCCTGGAAATCTATGGGCTGTTTCATTTTGCTCTTACCTCGTTACTTTTTGCGCTTCTGTATTACCAATGAGATCCGTCTACATTGACCATATTACAGACCCTATTGCAGTAAAGTTTTATGTCTCTCAATTTTGGTTAAACATAATATTATTTACGCTACTTTTCACCGCAAAGGTAGGGAATAGATTCGCTATAGTCTACAAGAGTAGCCCAGATATTACACCTTCTCCAGAACCTGTGTCTTCGTTGGCGACCTATGTAAGTTGGGCATGGGTTGATAAATTTTTATGGAAAGCCCATCAAAATTATGTTGAGATGAAAGATGTGTGGGGACTAATAGCAGAAGATTATTCAGTGCTTGTTGTGAAAAGGTTCAATCACTTCGTccagaacaagaaaaagagaagaaatttttcctttaatttAATCCATTTCTTTATGAAGTATCTCCTGCTACAAGCTATATGGGCTACGTTATCTTCTATTATCAGTTTCATTCCAACTATGTTACTAAAACGTATATTAGAGTTTGTCGAAGATCAAAGCACAGCTCCTTTGAATTTAGCATGGTGTTACATATTTGCAATGTTCTTATCCCGTATTCTCACCGCTACCTTTGCAGCGCAAGCACTATTTTTAGGTAGAAGAGTGTGCATAAGAATGAAGGCTATCATTATTGCAGAGATTTATTCCAAAGCCCTAAGAAGAAAGGTATCTCCAAATTCTGCAAAAGATCCCACTGATGTTGTCGATCCTCAACAACTGAACGATGAACATAATATTGATGGTGATGAGGAGTCCTCCACCACTGCAAATTTGGGTGCGATTATTAATTTGATGGCTGTCGATGCTTTCAAGGTTTCTGAAATATGTGCTTACTTGCATTCGTTTGTTGAAGCAGTCATAATGACGATTATTGCATTGACCTTATTGTATAGATTGTTGGGTTGGTCTGCATTGGTCGGCGCTTTGATGATTATTTGTCTACTACCATTAAATTTCAAACTAGCTACACTATTAGGAACCATGCAAAAGAAAGCTTTAGCAATTACTGATAAGAGAATCCAGAAATTGAACGAAGCCTTCCAAGCaatcagaatcatcaagttcttttcttgggAAGAAAACTTCGAAAATGATATCCAAAAGACCAGAGATGAAGAACTTAACATGTTATTAAGAAGATCCATGGTTTGGGCGTGCTCGTCATTGGTATGGTTCATTACCCCATCAATTGTTACATCGGCTTCTTTTGCGACATATATCTATGTTCAAGGTAAGACATTAACCACACCAGTTGCATTCACCGCACTTTCATTATTTGCCCTATTGAGAAACCCATTAGACATGCTTTCTGATATGCTATCCTTTGTTATTCAGTCTAAGGTTTCTTTGGATAGAGTCCAAGAATTCctcgatgaagaagatacgAAAAAGTATGACCAGGTTACCATCTCCAGAAATAAACTTGGTTTCCAGAATGCAACCTTTACATGGGACCGCAATAACCAAGAATTCAAATTAAAAGATTTGtcaattgatttcaaaattGGTAAACTAAATGTTATTATCGGACCAACTGGTTCTGGTAAAACATCTTTGTTAATGGGTTTACTTGGTGAAATGGAACTATTAAGTGGGAAAGTTATTGTTCCTTCCCTAGATCCTAGAGAAGAATTGGTAGTAGAAGCTGATGGGATGACTAATTCGATCGCATATTGTTCACAAGCGGCATGGTTGTTAAATGACACAGTCAGAAACAACATTTTATTCAACTCGCCTTACAATGAAAGTAGATATAATGCAGTGACCAGTGCCTGTGGTTTGACTCgtgattttgaaattttaaGTGCTGGTGATCAGACTGAAATTGGTGAAAAAGGTATAACACTTTCCGGTGGACAAAAGCAAAGAGTCTCCTTGGCTAGAGCTCTATATTCATCTTCGAGACATGTGCTATTAGATGATTGCTTAAGTGCTGTCGATTCTCATACTGCTTTATGGATATACGAAAACTGTATAACTGGTCCTTTGATGCAGGGGAGAACTTGCGTTTTAGTCTCTCATAACGTTGCTTTAACTCTTAAAAGTGCTGATTGGGTTGTGATATTGGAGAACGGTAGAATAAAGGAGCAAGGTGAACCAATTGAGTTGCTACACAAAGGTTCGCTTGGGGAAGATTCCGTTGTTAAGTCTTCAATCCTATCTCGGACTGCTTCCTCTGTAAACTTAACAGAAAGCAATAGAATTGTGGATAAATCAGGATCTTCTAGCGCGGACGCAAAGGCTACTGAAACGAAAAAGGGCAATGAggcaaaacaaaaaacgGATGGTAAGTTGatttcagaagaaacaaaatcaaatgGTGTTGTCTCTCTTGATGTCTACAAGTGGTACTCTGTATTCTTTGGTGGTTTCAAAATGATATTCTGTTTGTGTTGTTTATTCTTATTTGCGCAACTAATCGAAATTTCTCAAGCTTGGTGGTTACGTGCATGGGCATCAAATAATAGCATAAATGTTGTTACTCAAGCAACTTCTTTTAGGATCACTGGTTTCTTGCAGCCAATGAAAAAGGCTACCCCTATGTTGTTTGGTTCTACATCATCAGAAATTGAAACACAATCGATGACTAAGTCTGGCCATTCTACTGCATATTACCTTCTAATATATCTAGGTATTGGTCTCTTCCAAGCTCTCTGCTCTTCTACTAAGATTATCATAAGTTTCTTAGCTGGTATCAGAGCATCAAGAAAGATTTTCAACCtgcttttgaaaaatgttCTTTATGCCAAACTTAGATTCTTTGACTCAACACCAATTGGTAGAATTATGAACCGTTTCTCTAAGGATATCGAGTCTATCGATCAAGAATTAACACCATATATGGAAGGTGCCTTTGCCTCTCTCATTCAATGTGTATCCACTATTGTTGTGATCGCTTATATTACACCCCAATTCTTGGCAGTCGCCGCTCTTGTTATGCTGCTTTACTACTTTGTAGCATATTTCTACATGGCTGGATCAAGAGAATTAAAACGTCTCGAATCTATTTCTCGTTCTCCCATCCATCAACACTTCTCAGAAACCCTCGTCGGTATTACTACCATTCGTGCATTCTGTGATGAACGTCGTTTCATGGTagaaaatttgaaaaaaattgataaCAACAATAGACCATTCTTCTATTTATGGGTCTGCAATAGATGGCTATCATTCAGAATTGAGTTAATTGGTGCACTAATTGTCTTAGCCGCTGGTAGTTTTATCTTGCTAAATATTAAGTCAATTGATTCTGGTTTGGCTGGTATCTCTTTAGGGTTTGCTATATCATTTACAGATGGTGCACTATGGGTTGTTAGATTGTATTCTAACGTTGAAATGAATATGAACTCAGTAGAAAGATTAAAAGAGTACACAGATATCGAACAGGAACCCTCTAATGTTGGTGCATATGTTCCTCCTCAGGAATGGCCACAAAAAGGTAAAATTGAGGTTCATGATTTGTCGCTTCGTTATGATCCTAAACTTCCTAGAGTGATTAAAAATGTCTCATTTTCTGTGGATCCTAAATGTAAAGTGGgaattgttggaagaaCGGGTGCAGGTAAATCTACAATTATCACAGCTTTATTCAGATTTTTGGATCCAGAAACTGGCTATATCAAGATTGATGATGTGGACATCACATCTATAGGATTGAAACGTCTACGTCAATCTATAACTATTATTCCACAAGATCCAACCCTTTTCACAGGTACCCTAAAAACAAATTTAGATCCATATGACGAATATTCAGACTCCCAAATCTTTGAAGCATTGAAACGTGTAAACCTAGTTTCTGAGGAAG
Protein-coding regions in this window:
- the YBT1 gene encoding bile acid-transporting ATPase YBT1 — translated: MKDVWGLIAEDYSVLVVKRFNHFVQNKKKRRNFSFNLIHFFMKYLLLQAIWATLSSIISFIPTMLLKRILEFVEDQSTAPLNLAWCYIFAMFLSRILTATFAAQALFLGRRVCIRMKAIIIAEIYSKALRRKVSPNSAKDPTDVVDPQQLNDEHNIDGDEESSTTANLGAIINLMAVDAFKVSEICAYLHSFVEAVIMTIIALTLLYRLLGWSALVGALMIICLLPLNFKLATLLGTMQKKALAITDKRIQKLNEAFQAIRIIKFFSWEENFENDIQKTRDEELNMLLRRSMVWACSSLVWFITPSIVTSASFATYIYVQGKTLTTPVAFTALSLFALLRNPLDMLSDMLSFVIQSKVSLDRVQEFLDEEDTKKYDQVTISRNKLGFQNATFTWDRNNQEFKLKDLSIDFKIGKLNVIIGPTGSGKTSLLMGLLGEMELLSGKVIVPSLDPREELVVEADGMTNSIAYCSQAAWLLNDTVRNNILFNSPYNESRYNAVTSACGLTRDFEILSAGDQTEIGEKGITLSGGQKQRVSLARALYSSSRHVLLDDCLSAVDSHTALWIYENCITGPLMQGRTCVLVSHNVALTLKSADWVVILENGRIKEQGEPIELLHKGSLGEDSVVKSSILSRTASSVNLTESNRIVDKSGSSSADAKATETKKGNEAKQKTDGKLISEETKSNGVVSLDVYKWYSVFFGGFKMIFCLCCLFLFAQLIEISQAWWLRAWASNNSINVVTQATSFRITGFLQPMKKATPMLFGSTSSEIETQSMTKSGHSTAYYLLIYLGIGLFQALCSSTKIIISFLAGIRASRKIFNLLLKNVLYAKLRFFDSTPIGRIMNRFSKDIESIDQELTPYMEGAFASLIQCVSTIVVIAYITPQFLAVAALVMLLYYFVAYFYMAGSRELKRLESISRSPIHQHFSETLVGITTIRAFCDERRFMVENLKKIDNNNRPFFYLWVCNRWLSFRIELIGALIVLAAGSFILLNIKSIDSGLAGISLGFAISFTDGALWVVRLYSNVEMNMNSVERLKEYTDIEQEPSNVGAYVPPQEWPQKGKIEVHDLSLRYDPKLPRVIKNVSFSVDPKCKVGIVGRTGAGKSTIITALFRFLDPETGYIKIDDVDITSIGLKRLRQSITIIPQDPTLFTGTLKTNLDPYDEYSDSQIFEALKRVNLVSEEELNPNNTSDASSSKSENANKFLDLDNEVTEGGANLSQGQRQLVCLARSLLRSPKVILLDEATASIDYSSDAKIQATIREEFSNSTILTIAHRLRSIIDYDKILVMDAGEVKEYDHPYSLLLNHESIFYSMCEDSGELEALIQLAKESFVRKLNSN